One genomic window of Bombus fervidus isolate BK054 chromosome 14, iyBomFerv1, whole genome shotgun sequence includes the following:
- the Tor gene encoding serine/threonine-protein kinase Tor — translation MSSTLVQQFVQRLKSRNEEIRNKAARDLCLYVKTELREASQEEITAFMDEFNHHIFEMVSGSDVNEKKGGILAIVCLIGADVGNINTRTIRFANYLRNLLPSNDVGVMELAAKTVGKLALVSGTYTAEYVEFEVKRAFEWLGGDRHEGKRHAAVLVLRELAVSMPTYFFQQVTPFFELIFNAIRDPKPVIREGAVEALRAALVVTAQRETAKQMHKSQWYKQCYDEIVSGFEEVYTRERGVNRDDRIHGSLLVLNELLRCSNIQWERNYETLMERLNCSTQQNENDILSLMPRLKTTIVSKWSSSSQNSTNSQQTLYPAHESAVCRCLMQERLDDIYNDVMNQRMSRNPHIQHALMMLLPRLAAFNKEKFTKDHLRESLTYLLMTLRSREKDRYAAFTTIGLIAVAVEDSINPYLSKIMEVIKSLLPSKETSTKKRGASLEPAVFVCITLLGHAVKQVIAADVRDLLESMLQTGLSPILTTSLRELAHSVPSLKPDISQGLLRMLSQVLMQKPLRHPGAPWTATSPISGPPTEVDIPSTVLALKTLGTFNFDGNPLLQFVRRCADHFLTSEQAEVRLEAVRTCSRLLRLALNQPGPTVTNTVSTVLGKLLVVGITDTDPDVRLWVLASLDDSFDIHLAQAENLSALFIAMNDEMFEIRELAIRTIGRLSTMNPAYVMPSLRKTLIQFLTELEHSGMGRNKEQAARMLDHLVVSAPRLIRPYMEPILKVLVPKLKEPESNPGVILAILRAIGDLAEVNGAEMQQWMPELLCILLEMLVDASSPEKRGVALWVLGQLVGSTGHVVKPYMQYPSLLDVLINFLKTEQQLIIRRETIRVLGLLGALDPYKHKMNLGQIDSQLDTLTSMADTKSETENTQDLTTSEMLVNMSSSTLEEYYPAIAIATLMRIIRDPTLSQHHTMVVQAVTFIFKSLGIKCVPYISQVMPSFLNVVRTADVNFREFLFQQLAVLIAIVKQHIRNYLDDIFNLIKEFWTVNSPLQSTLILLVEHIAVALGAEFKIYLPQLMPQILRVLTHDTSKDRWVTVKLLQALQKFGNNLDNYLHLVLPPIVKLFHATDCPITVNKVALETVDHLADTLDFTDFASRIVHPLVRTLDQCPELRNTAMDTLCALVIQLGKKYQIFILLVQKVMTKHKIVNSRYDVLIDKILTETTVADGEDYLLMRHRNARNKNRDLSLTPSDTTTIKRLHVSASNLQKAWTATRRVSKDDWLEWLRSLSIGLLKESPSPALRSCWALAQTYSQLPRDLFNAAFVSCWTELDDTYKAELIQTLQQALMVPDLPEITQTILNLAEFMEHCDKGPLPLDNKILGERAMHCRAYAKALHYKEDEFHKSRNSNVFESLISINNKLQQKEAAEGLLEYVMNQNNQQDLKVQIRWYEKLHNWDKALQLYRERLESNSTDVESTLGEMRCLEALGEWGQLHDVATKQWSHQSDETKQRMARMAAAAAWGLNQWESMEKYVSLIPKDTQDGAFYRAVLAIHDEQYNIAHQLIDSARDLLDTELTAMAGESYQRAYNAMVEVQKLAELEEVIQFKLVPERRSTIKSMWWERLQGGQRIVEDWQKIIQVHTLVVSPQDDMYTWLKYASLCRKSGSLMLCHKTLVMLLGTDPSLTPDQPLPTTHPQVTFAYCKHMWVANKREEAYNQLQRFVQMSLQPTTVSVVNQEDEKQQEVRKRLLARCYLKLGEWLEALQGINEHSIPAVLSYYAAATEHDPTWYKAWHAFAYTNFETVLFYKHQQGDSNNENIPGNGTRGNLSSSQYISQFTVPAVEGFFRSINLSHGNSLQDTLRLLTLWFDYGQWPEVYEAIVEGIRLIEINTWLQVIPQLIARIDTPRALVGRCIHHLLIDIGKTHPQALVYPLTVASKSASHARKTAANKILKSMCEHSPTLVQQAMMASDELIRVAILWHELWHEGLEEASRLYFGERNVRGMFDTLEPLHAMLERGPQTLKETSFNQAYGRDLMEAQEWCRRYKASRNVRDLNQAWDLYYHVFRRISRQLPQLTSLELQYVSPKLLLCRDLELAVPGSYSPGQPIVRIASIHSSMQVITSKQRPRKLCIKGSNGKDYMFLLKGHEDLRQDERVMQLFGLVNTLLLHDPDTFRRNLTIQRYAVIPLSTNSGLIGWVPHCDTLHTLIRDYREKKKILLNIEHKIMLRMAPGYDHLMLMQKVEVFEHALEHTHGDDLSRLLWLKSPSSEVWFDRRTNYTRSLAVMSIVGYILGLGDRHPSNLMLDRLSGKILHIDFGDCFEVAMTREKFPEKIPFRLTRMLINAMEVTGIEGTYRRTCESVMSVLHRNKDSLMAVLEAFVYDPLLNWRLMDNAALKGKRSDAQGMSASSNQEHSDVLDSLTATLPKKGVPCSVENGGDTNQPEALNKKALTIITRVRDKLTGRDFSHEETLSVQRQVDLLIQQATNNENLCQCYIGWCPFW, via the exons atgtcGAGTACACTTGTACAACAATTTGTTCAGAGACTTAAATCCAGGAATGAAGAAATACGTAACAAGGCAGCTAGAGATCTGTGTCTCTATGTTAAAACAGAACTACGTGAAGCATCACAGGAAGAAATTACAGCTTTTATGGATGAATTTAATCACCACATATTTGAGATGGTATCTGGGTCAgatgtaaatgaaaaaaagggTGGAATCTTAGCCATAGTTTGCCTTATTGGAGCTGATGTAGGAAATATTAACACAAGAACTATAAGATTTGCAAATTATTTAAGGAATTTATTACCTTCTAATGATGTGGGTGTTATGGAGTTAGCTGCGAAAACAGTTGGTAAACTAGCATTAGTTTCTGGTACTTATACAGCAGAATATGTAGAATTTGAAGTAAAGCGTGCCTTTGAATGGCTTGGTGGTGATAGACACGAAGGTAAAAGACATGCTGCTGTCCTTGTTTTAAGAGAACTTGCTGTTTCTATGCctacatatttttttcaacAAGTGACACCATTTTTTGAACTCATATTTAATGCAATACGTGATCCAAAACCTGTAATAAGAGAAGGTGCTGTTGAAGCATTGAGGGCTGCTTTAGTTGTCACTGCACAGAGAGAAACAGCAAAACAAATGCACAAATCACAATGGTACAAGCAATGTTATGATGAAATAGTGTCAGGATTTGAAGAAGTATATACCAGAGAAAGAGGAGTAAATAGAGATGATAGAATACATGGTTCACTGCTGGTATTGAATGAATTGCTAAGATGTAGTAACATTCAGTGGGAGAGAAATTATGAAACGTTAATGGAACGACTAAATTGTTCTACCcaacaaaatgaaaacgatatattatCGTTGATGCCGCGATTAAAAACAACGATAGTGTCCAAGTGGTCTAGTTCTTCTCAAAATTCTACTAATTCTCAACAAACATTATATCCAGCACATGAATCTGCAGTATGTCGTTGTTTAATGCAAGAAAGATtagatgatatttataatgatGTAATGAACCAGAGAATGTCTAGAAATCCACATATCCAACATGCTCTTATGATGTTATTACCTAGGCTTGCAGcatttaataaagaaaaatttacgaaAGATCACTTGAGAGAATCATTAACTTATCTTTTAATGACTTTACGCAGTAGAGAAAAAGATCGATATGCCGCATTTACTACAATTGGACTTATAGCAGTTGCCGTAGAAGATTCGATAAATCCCtatctttcaaaaattatGGAAGTGATCAAGAGTTTATTACCTTCTAAGGAAACGTCTACTAAAAAACGTGGAGCATCTTTGGAACCTGCAGTATTCGTTTGTATTACTTTACTCGGACATGCGGTAAAACAAGTAATAGCTGCAGATGTGAGAGATCTGTTAGAATCTATGTTACAGACTGGATTAAGTCCCATTCTTACAACATCTCTCAGGGAACTAGCTCACAGTGTACCATCATTGAAACCTGATATATCTCAAGGACTTTTACGAATGTTATCTCAAGTTTTGATGCAGAAACCTTTAAGACATCCTGGTGCACCATGGACTGCAACTAGTCCTATCTCTGGACCTCCTACCGAAGTGGATATTCCGTCTACAGTTTTAGCATTGAAGACTCTTGGAACCTTTAATTTTGATGGCAATCCACTTTTACAGTTTGTAAGGCGATGTGCCGACCATTTCCTTACGTCTGAACAAGCAGAAGTTCGATTAGAGGCTGTAAGAACATGTTCACGATTGTTGCGATTAGCGTTAAATCAACCTGGACCAACAGTAACTAATACTGTCTCTACTGTTCTTGGAAAATTGTTAGTTGTAGGCATAACAGACACAGATCCTGATGTAAGACTCTGGGTTTTAGCTTCCCTAGATGACTCATTTGATATTCATTTGGCACAAGCAGAAAATCTTTCTGCGTTATTTATTGCGATGAATGATGAAATGTTCGAAATAAGAGAATTAGCAATCCGCACAATCGGACGATTAAGCACGATGAATCCAGCATACGTTATGCCCTCTCTTCGTAAAACacttattcaatttttaacagAATTAGAACACTCAGGTATGGGTCGTAACAAGGAACAAGCTGCACGAATGTTGGATCATCTGGTCGTCAGTGCACCAAGACTTATTCGACCATACATGGAACCCATCCTGAAAGTTCTTGTCCCAAAGTTAAAGGAACCTGAATCGAATCCTGGTGTGATTCTAGCTATACTACGCGCTATTGGTGATCTAGCGGAAGTTAATGGTGCTGAAATGCAACAATGGATGCCTGAGCTCCTCTGTATATTGCTGGAGATGCTAGTCGATGCAAGTTCTCCAGAAAAAAGGGGAGTTGCTTTATGGGTTCTTGGTCAACTAGTCGGAAGCACAGGACATGTTGTTAAACCATATATGCAGTATCCTTCATTACTAGATGTAttgataaatttcttaaaaacagagcaacaattaattattagaaGAGAAACTATAAGAGTTCTTGGATTATTAGGTGCTTTGGATCCATATAAACATAAGATGAATCTTGGTCAGATTGACTCTCAATTGGATACTCTCACTTCTATGGCTGACACTAAAAGTGAAACTGAAAACACACAAGATTTAACTACTAGCGAAATGTTAGTGAATATGTCCTCGTCAACTTTAGAAGAATATTATCCAGCTATCGCAATTGCAACACTTATGAGAATTATCCGTGATCCGACGTTATCGCAGCACCATACTATGGTGGTTCAAGCTGTAAcctttatatttaaaagtttaGGTATTAAATGTGTTCCATACATCTCTCAAGTGATGCCGAGCTTCCTTAATGTGGTTCGTACAGCAGATGTTAACTTTCGAGAGTTCCTGTTTCAACAACTGGCTGTCCTTATTGCCATTGTGAAGCAgcatattagaaattatttagacgatatatttaatttaattaaagaattttggaCTGTGAATAGTCCATTACAGAGCACGCTGATACTTTTAGTTGAACATATTGCTGTAGCATTAGGTGcggaatttaaaatttacttgCCTCAATTGATGCCACAAATATTAAGAGTTTTAACACATGACACAAGTAAAGATAGATGGGTCACAGTGAAGCTTCTTCAAGCACTccaaaaatttggaaataatcTAGACAATTATCTTCATCTAGTTTTACCAccaattgtaaaattattccaTGCCACTGATTGCCCAATAACTGTGAACAAAGTGGCGCTTGAAACTGTTGATCATTTAGCAGATACATTGGATTTCACAGATTTTGCATCTAGAATCGTGCATCCTTTGGTACGGACTTTGGATCAGTGTCCAGAGCTACGAAATACGGCGATGGACACATTATGCGCTTTAGTGATACAATTAGGGAAAAAATATCAGATCTTTATCTTATTAGTACAGAAAGTTATGACGAAgcataaaattgttaattcaCGTTACGATGTtctaattgataaaattttgacAGAAACTACCGTTGCTGACGGCGAAGATTATCTCTTAATGAGACATCGAAATGCAAGAAACAAAAATCGAGACTTATCTTTGACACCGTCTGACACGACTACGATTAAAAGGTTACATGTGTCCGCCTCGAATCTTCAGAAAGCCTGGACTGCAACGAGAAGAGTTTCAAAGGACGATTGGCTGGAATGGCTAAGAAGTTTGTCGATAGGTTTGCTCAAAGAATCACCGTCACCTGCATTAAGATCATGTTGGGCTCTTGCACAAACGTATTCTCAATTACCCAGAGACTTATTTAATGCTGCTTTCGTTTCCTGTTGGACTGAATTAGACGACACATACAAAGCAGAGCTTATACAAACTTTACAACAAGCATTAATGGTTCCTGATCTTCCAGAGATAACACAGACGATCTTAAACCTAGCTGAATTCATGGAACATTGTGATAAGGGGCCATTACCTTTGGACAATAAAATTTTGGGTGAAAGAGCAATGCACTGTAGAGCTTATGCAAaggcattacattataaagaaGACGAGTTTCACAAAAGCAGAAATAGCAATGTTTTTGAATCTTTAATTTCTATCAATAACAAACTTCAACAAAAAGAGGCTGCAGAAGGTTTACTGGAATATGTTATGAATCAAAATAATCAACAAGACTTAAAAGTGCAAATTCGTTGGTATGAAAAATTGCATAATTGGGATAAAGCTTTGCAATTGTACAGAGAAAGATTAGAAAGCAACTCTACGGATGTAGAGTCAACTCTAGGTGAAATGCGTTGTTTAGAAGCTCTTGGGGAATGGGGACAATTGCACGATGTCGCTACGAAACAGTGGTCACATCAAAGCGACGAAACCAAGCAGAGAATGGCTAGAATGGCAGCGGCTGCAGCATGGGGTTTAAATCAGTGGGAAAGTATGGAAAAATATGTCTCCTTGATACCAAAGGATACTCAAGATGGCGCCTTTTATAGAGCTGTTTTAGCAATTCATGATGAACAATACAATATTGCTCATCAGCTCATTGATAGTGCTAGAGATTTATTAGACACAGAATTGACTGCCATGGCTGGTGAAAGTTATCAGAGAGCTTATAATGCCATGGTGGAGGTCCAGAAGTTAGCAGAACTAGAGgaagtaatacaatttaaattggtCCCAGAAAGAAGGTCCACTATTAAATCCATGTGGTGGGAAAGGCTTCAAGGTGGGCAGAGGATAGTTGAAGACTGGCAAAAGATTATACAGGTTCACACACTGGTAGTTTCACCTCAGGATGATATGTATACATGGTTGAAATACGCTAGTCTTTGCAGGAAAAGTGGCAGTTTAATGTTATGTCACAAAACATTAGTCATGTTGCTTGGAACAGATCCTTCGTTAACTCCTGATCAGCCATTACCAACCACCCATCCTCAAGTGACATTCGCTTATTGTAAGCACATGTGGGTGGCAAATAAACGTGAAGAAGCGTACAATCAGTTGCAAAGATTTGTGCAGATGTCTTTACAACCGACGACTGTGTCGGTGGTAAATCAAGAAGATGAGAAACAACAAGAAGTAAGAAAACGATTACTTGCTAGATGTTATTTGAAGCTTGGAGAATGGTTGGAAGCTTTGCAGGGCATAAATGAACATTCTATTCCGGCGGTGCTATCTTATTATGCTGCAGCTACAGAACACGATCCTACTTGGTACAAAGCATGGCATGCTTTTGCGTATACTAACTTTGAAACGGTTTTATTCTATAAACATCAACAAGGCGATTCGAATAATGAGAACATTCCAGGAAACGGAACTCGCGGTAATCTTTCTAGTTCACAGTACATATCTCAATTTACTGTACCAGCAGTTGAAGGGTTCTTCAGATCTATTAATCTTTCTCATGGTAATTCTTTGCAAGATACACTTCGTTTGTTGACCTTATGGTTTGATTACGGTCAGTGGCCAGAAGTTTATGAAGCTATCGTCGAAGGTATCCGTTTAATCGAAATTAATACTTGGCTACAAGTAATTCCGCAACTTATAGCAAGAATAGATACACCCAGAGCTTTAGTTGGTAGATGTATACATCATCTCTTAATAGATATTGGAAAAACACATCCTCAAGCTTTGGTCTATCCTTTGACTGTAGCGTCGAAAAGCGCCAGTCATGCCAGAAAGACCGCCGCcaataaaattcttaaaagtATGTGCGAACATAGCCCGACTCTGGTGCAACAAGCAATGATGGCTAGTGATGAATTAATCAGAGTCGCGATTCTCTGGCATGAATTGTGGCATGAAGGGCTGGAAGAAGCTAGCAGATTATATTTCGGTGAAAGAAACGTTCGGGGAATGTTTGATACCTTAGAGCCCTTACATGCAATGTTAGAGAGAGGCCCACAAACTTTAAAAGAAACATCTTTCAATCAAGCTTACGGCAGAGATTTAATGGAGGCACAAGAATGGTGTCGCAGATATAAAGCTTCGCGCAATGTCCGtgatttgaatcaagcttgGGATTTGTATTATCACGTTTTCAGGAGGATATCTCGACAGTTACCGCAGCTAACTAGTTTAGAACTTCAGTACGTCAGTCCAAAATTACTTCTTTGTAGGGATTTAGAATTGGCCGTGCCAGGCAGCTATAGTCCTGGACAACCAATAGTTAGGATAGCAAGTATACATAGTTCCATGCAAGTGATAACAAGCAAACAGCGACCGCgtaaattatgtataaaag GTAGCAATGGTAAAGATTACATGTTCCTTTTGAAAGGACACGAAGATCTCAGACAGGATGAACGAGTAATGCAATTATTTGGTCTAGTCAATACCCTCCTGTTGCATGATCCAGATACCTTTAGAAGAAATCTTACTATCCAa AGGTATGCTGTAATTCCACTATCCACAAATAGTGGTCTGATTGGTTGGGTACCACATTGTGATACATTACATACACTAATTAGAGATtacagagaaaaaaagaaaatactacTAAACATAGAACATAAGATAATGTTAAGA ATGGCACCGGGTTATGATCATCTTATGCTCATGCAAAAGGTTGAAGTGTTTGAACATGCCCTTGAGCATACACATGGTGATGATTTGTCACGACTTCTTTGGTTAAAATCACCGTCAAGTGAAGTATGGTTTGATCGTAGAACAAATTACACTCGTTCTCTCGCTGTAATGTCTATAGTAGGATATATTCTTGGCCTTGGTGATCGACATCCATCTAATTTGATGTTGGATCGTTTAAGTGGGAAAATATTGCACATTGACTTTGGAGATTGCTTCGAAGTAGCCATGACTCGTGAGAAGTTTCCCGAGAAAATTCCGTTCCGGCTAACAAGAATGTTAATCAATGCAATGGAAGTAACGGGAATCGAGGGCACGTACAGAAGAACTTGTGAGTCAGTAATGTCAGTGTTACATCGTAACAAGGATAGTTTGATGGCAGTGCTAGAAGCGTTTGTTTATGATCCTTTGTTAAACTGGCGGTTGATGGACAATGCCGCATTAAAAGGTAAAAGATCTGATGCCCAAGGAATGAGTGCCAGTAGTAATCAAGAGCACAGCGATGTATTAGATTCTCTTACCGCCACATTACCAAAGAAAGGAGTACCATGTAGCGTTGAAAATGGag GTGATACTAATCAACCAGAAGCACTGAACAAAAAAGCTCTTACCATCATAACAAGAGTAAGGGATAAATTAACTGGACGTGATTTCTCTCACGAAGAAACACTGAGTGTCCAACGCCAAGTTGATCTTTTAATTCAACAAGCTACTAATAACGAGAATTTGTGTCAATGTTACATTGGAtg gTGTCCCTTCTggtaa
- the LOC139994147 gene encoding cytidine deaminase codes for MLIFIHTKMNTEEIIDFTDIEPDIQSLIRKSVAVREYSYSPYSKFKVGAGVLCSDGIIFTGCNVENASYPVGICAERTAIVKAVSEGKRKFKVLAVVANKVNNIFTTPCGFCRQAIAEFGDIPIYLAEPLMKDVLKTSLSNLLPCAFGLGNAEILQ; via the exons atgcttatttttattcataccAAAATGAATACAGAAGAAATTATTGATTTCACGGATATAG aACCAGATATCCAATCTCTAATAAGGAAGAGTGTAGCTGTTCGTGAGTACTCTTATTCACCCTATAGTAAGTTTAAAGTCGGAGCTGGAGTGCTTTGTTCCGATGGGATCATTTTCACAGGGTGCAATGTAGAAAATGCATCTTATCCTGTAGGAATATGTGCTGAAAGAACGGCTATTGTTAAAGCAGTGTcagaagggaaaagaaagtttaaagtCCTAGCAGTTGTAGCTAATAAAGTGAACAATATTTTTACCACACCATGTGGCTTTTGTAGACAAGCTATCGCAGAGTTTGGTGATATACCAATTTATTTAGCAGAACCTCTAATGAAGGATGTGTTAAAAACTTCGCTAAGTAATCTATTACCTTGTGCCTTTGGATTGGGAAACGcagaaatattacaataa